A genomic segment from Bubalus kerabau isolate K-KA32 ecotype Philippines breed swamp buffalo chromosome 21, PCC_UOA_SB_1v2, whole genome shotgun sequence encodes:
- the DSC2 gene encoding desmocollin-2 isoform X2, protein MAPARAPGSPSGALCRQLLLTLAILTFACDACKTVTLHVPTKLDAEKFIGRVNLKECFKSATLIHSSDPDFQILEDGSVYTTHAILLSSEKSSFTILLSNTETQEEKEIPVLLEHQTKVLKKRHSQEKVLRRAKRRWAPLPCSVPENSLGPFPLFLQQIQSDTAQNYTIYYSISGPGVDKEPRNLFYVERDTGNLFCTASIDRETYPSFELVAFATTPDGYTPEYPLTLVIRIEDENDNAPIFTETSYSFEVFENSRVGTTVGQVCATDQDEPGTLHTRLKYSIIKQFPVSPTLFSMHPTTGVITTLSSQLDRELIDKYQLKIKVQDMDGQYFGLHTTATCIINIEDVNDNLPTFTRSSYVASVEENRIDVEILRVAVQDKDLINTANWRANYTILKGNEDGNFKIVTDSQTNEGVLCVVKPLNYEEKQQVTLQIGVVNEAPYTGTSRSTTNMATVTVNVQNQDEGPECDPRVQTVRIKENVPVGTKTIGYKAYDPETRSSSGIRYRKSSDPEGWVDVDENSGVITILKRLDREARSGVYNISIIASDKDGRTCNGVLGIILEDVNDNGPVIRQRTVIICKTVMSSAEIVAVDPDEPIHGPPFDFSLEGVSDSEVLRMWRLTKVNDTAARLSYLNDLQFGKYTVPVRVTDRLGQSLVTQLEVILCDCVTPDDCSIRPVPRIGNGEVILGKWAILAILLGIALLFCILFTLVCGATTGAAKKPKVFPDDLAQQNLIVSNTEAPGDDKVYSTNDFTTHAVGGSAHGICGTLGSRVKNGGQETIEMVKGGHQTMESCQETGHHHTLERCKEGGQDTLDSCRGGPIATDNCKSTYSEWYTYTQPRLGEVRQCDQDNTHMQAQDYVLTYNYEGRGSAAGSVGCCSERQEEDGLEFLDHLGPKFRTLAETCMKR, encoded by the exons ATGGCGCCAGCCCGAGCCCCAGGCTCCCCGAGCGGGGCCCTCTGCCGACAACTCCTGCTGACCCTCGCG ATCTTAACATTTGCCTGTGATGCCTGCAAAACAGTGACACTACATGTTCCCACTAAACTAGACGCTGAAAAATTTATTGGTAGag TTAACCTGAAGGAATGCTTTAAATCGGCAACTCTCATTCACTCAAGTGACCCTGATTTCCAAATCTTAGAAGATGGCTCAGTCTATACAACCCATGCCATTCTTTTGTCCTCAGAGAAGAGCTCTTTTACCATATTGCTCTCCAACACAGAGAcccaagaagagaaggaaataccCGTCCTTTTAGAACATCAAACAAAG GTACTAAAGAAAAGGCATTCTCAGGAAAAAGTTTTGAGACGTGCCAAGAGAAGATGGGCTCCTCTTCCTTGCTCAGTGCCTGAGAATTCCTTGGGTCCATTCCCACTTTTTCTTCAACAG ATTCAATCTGATACAGCCCAAAACTACACTATTTACTATTCCATAAGTGGGCCTGGAGTTGACAAAGAACCTCGCAATTTATTTTATGTAGAGAGAGATACTGGAAACCTGTTTTGTACTGCTTCTATAGATCGTGAAACATATCCATCATTTGAG CTAGTTGCCTTTGCAACAACTCCGGATGGATATACTCCAGAATATCCATTGACCTTGGTCATCAGAATTGAGGATGAAAATGATAATGCCCCAATTTTTACAGAAACAAGTTACAGTTTTGAAGTTTTTGAAAACAGCAGAGTTG GTACTACCGTGGGACAGGTTTGTGCAACAGACCAAGatgagcctggcacactgcacaCGCGTCTAAAGTACTCCATCATTAAGCAGTTTCCAGTATCACCCACCCTCTTTTCTATGCATCCAACTACAGGCGTGATCACCACATTGTCATCTCAGCTAGACAGAGAG CTAATTGATAAATACCAGCTGAAAATTAAAGTTCAAGACATGGATGGTCAGTATTTTGGTTTGCACACAACTGCAACTTGCATCATTAATATTGAAGATGTGAATGACAACTTGCCAACATTCACCCGTTCTTCT taTGTGGCATCAGTGGAGGAGAATAGAATTGATGTGGAAATCTTACGTGTTGCCGTTCAGGATAAGGATTTAATTAATACTGCTAATTGGAGGGCTAATTATACCATTTTAAAGGGTAATGaagatggaaattttaaaattgtaacagATTCTCAAACCAATGAAGGAGTTCTGTGTGTGGTTAAG CCACTGAATTATGAAGAAAAACAGCAGGTGACCCTGCAAATTGGTGTAGTTAATGAAGCTCCATATACTGGTACTTCAAGATCCACCACGAACATGGCAACAGTCACTGTTAATGTCCAAAATCAGGATGAGGGCCCTGAGTGTGACCCTCGGGTGCAAACTGTTCGAATTAAAGAAAACGTACCAGTGGGAACAAAGACCATTGGTTATAAAGCATACGACCCGGAAACAAGAAGTAGCAGTGGCATAAG GTATAGGAAATCAAGTGATCCAGAAGGGTGGGTCGATGTGGATGAAAACTCAGGAGTCATCACAATTTTGAAAAGACTCGATAGAGAAGCCAGAAGTGGTGTATATAATATTTCAATCATTGCCTCAGACAAAG ATGGGAGAACATGTAATGGAGTCCTGGGGATTATTCTTGAGGATGTGAATGATAATGGCCCAGTCATACGTCAGCGGACGGTGATAATCTGTAAAACTGTCATGTCATCGGCCGAGATTGTTGCTGTAGATCCTGATGAACCCATACACGGCCCACCCTTTGACTTCAGTTTGGAAGGTGTTTCTGATTCAGAGGTACTTAGAATGTGGAGACTGACAAAGGTTAATG aTACAGCAGCACGTCTCTCCTATCTGAATGACCTCCAGTTTGGAAAATATACAGTCCCTGTCAGAGTTACAGATAGACTTGGCCAGTCGCTCGTCACTCAGTTAGAGGTGATATTATGTGACTGTGTTACCCCAGATGACTGCAGCATTAGGCCAGTTCCGAGGATTGGCAACGGAGAAGTGATACTTGGAAAGTGGGCCATCCTTGCAATATTGTTGGGCATAGCATTGCTATTTT GTATCTTATTCACTTTGGTCTGTGGGGCGACTACTGGGGCAGCCAAAAAGCCAAAAGTATTTCCTGATGATTTAGCTCAGCAGAACCTCATTGTGTCAAACACTGAAGCTCCCGGCGATGACAAAGTG TATTCCACAAATGATTTCACAACCCATGCTGTGGGTggctctgctcatggaatttgtGGCACCCTGGGATCCAGAGTGAAAAATGGAGGGCAAGAAACCATCGAGATGGTAAAAGGAGGGCACCAGACCATGGAGTCCTGCCAGGAAACCGGGCATCATCACACCCTGGAACGGTGTAAGGAAGGTGGACAGGACACTCTGGATTCCTGTAGGGGAGGACCAATAGCAACCGACAACTGCAAATCCACGTACTCCGAGTGGTATACTTACACTCAGCCCCGTCTTGGTGAA GTCCGGCAGTGTGATCAGGATAACACCCATATGCAAGCTCAAGACTACGTCCTGACCTATAACTACGAAGGAAGAGGATCAGCAGCTGGATCTGTGGGCTGTTGCAGCGAACGACAAGAAGAAGATGGGCTTGAATTTTTGGATCATCTGGGACCCAAATTTAGGACACTTGCGGAAACATGCATGAAGAGATGA
- the DSC2 gene encoding desmocollin-2 isoform X3: MAPARAPGSPSGALCRQLLLTLAILTFACDACKTVTLHVPTKLDAEKFIGRVNLKECFKSATLIHSSDPDFQILEDGSVYTTHAILLSSEKSSFTILLSNTETQEEKEIPVLLEHQTKKRHSQEKVLRRAKRRWAPLPCSVPENSLGPFPLFLQQIQSDTAQNYTIYYSISGPGVDKEPRNLFYVERDTGNLFCTASIDRETYPSFELVAFATTPDGYTPEYPLTLVIRIEDENDNAPIFTETSYSFEVFENSRVGTTVGQVCATDQDEPGTLHTRLKYSIIKQFPVSPTLFSMHPTTGVITTLSSQLDRELIDKYQLKIKVQDMDGQYFGLHTTATCIINIEDVNDNLPTFTRSSYVASVEENRIDVEILRVAVQDKDLINTANWRANYTILKGNEDGNFKIVTDSQTNEGVLCVVKPLNYEEKQQVTLQIGVVNEAPYTGTSRSTTNMATVTVNVQNQDEGPECDPRVQTVRIKENVPVGTKTIGYKAYDPETRSSSGIRYRKSSDPEGWVDVDENSGVITILKRLDREARSGVYNISIIASDKDGRTCNGVLGIILEDVNDNGPVIRQRTVIICKTVMSSAEIVAVDPDEPIHGPPFDFSLEGVSDSEVLRMWRLTKVNDTAARLSYLNDLQFGKYTVPVRVTDRLGQSLVTQLEVILCDCVTPDDCSIRPVPRIGNGEVILGKWAILAILLGIALLFCILFTLVCGATTGAAKKPKVFPDDLAQQNLIVSNTEAPGDDKVYSTNDFTTHAVGGSAHGICGTLGSRVKNGGQETIEMVKGGHQTMESCQETGHHHTLERCKEGGQDTLDSCRGGPIATDNCKSTYSEWYTYTQPRLGEKVRQCDQDNTHMQAQDYVLTYNYEGRGSAAGSVGCCSERQEEDGLEFLDHLGPKFRTLAETCMKR, translated from the exons ATGGCGCCAGCCCGAGCCCCAGGCTCCCCGAGCGGGGCCCTCTGCCGACAACTCCTGCTGACCCTCGCG ATCTTAACATTTGCCTGTGATGCCTGCAAAACAGTGACACTACATGTTCCCACTAAACTAGACGCTGAAAAATTTATTGGTAGag TTAACCTGAAGGAATGCTTTAAATCGGCAACTCTCATTCACTCAAGTGACCCTGATTTCCAAATCTTAGAAGATGGCTCAGTCTATACAACCCATGCCATTCTTTTGTCCTCAGAGAAGAGCTCTTTTACCATATTGCTCTCCAACACAGAGAcccaagaagagaaggaaataccCGTCCTTTTAGAACATCAAACAAAG AAAAGGCATTCTCAGGAAAAAGTTTTGAGACGTGCCAAGAGAAGATGGGCTCCTCTTCCTTGCTCAGTGCCTGAGAATTCCTTGGGTCCATTCCCACTTTTTCTTCAACAG ATTCAATCTGATACAGCCCAAAACTACACTATTTACTATTCCATAAGTGGGCCTGGAGTTGACAAAGAACCTCGCAATTTATTTTATGTAGAGAGAGATACTGGAAACCTGTTTTGTACTGCTTCTATAGATCGTGAAACATATCCATCATTTGAG CTAGTTGCCTTTGCAACAACTCCGGATGGATATACTCCAGAATATCCATTGACCTTGGTCATCAGAATTGAGGATGAAAATGATAATGCCCCAATTTTTACAGAAACAAGTTACAGTTTTGAAGTTTTTGAAAACAGCAGAGTTG GTACTACCGTGGGACAGGTTTGTGCAACAGACCAAGatgagcctggcacactgcacaCGCGTCTAAAGTACTCCATCATTAAGCAGTTTCCAGTATCACCCACCCTCTTTTCTATGCATCCAACTACAGGCGTGATCACCACATTGTCATCTCAGCTAGACAGAGAG CTAATTGATAAATACCAGCTGAAAATTAAAGTTCAAGACATGGATGGTCAGTATTTTGGTTTGCACACAACTGCAACTTGCATCATTAATATTGAAGATGTGAATGACAACTTGCCAACATTCACCCGTTCTTCT taTGTGGCATCAGTGGAGGAGAATAGAATTGATGTGGAAATCTTACGTGTTGCCGTTCAGGATAAGGATTTAATTAATACTGCTAATTGGAGGGCTAATTATACCATTTTAAAGGGTAATGaagatggaaattttaaaattgtaacagATTCTCAAACCAATGAAGGAGTTCTGTGTGTGGTTAAG CCACTGAATTATGAAGAAAAACAGCAGGTGACCCTGCAAATTGGTGTAGTTAATGAAGCTCCATATACTGGTACTTCAAGATCCACCACGAACATGGCAACAGTCACTGTTAATGTCCAAAATCAGGATGAGGGCCCTGAGTGTGACCCTCGGGTGCAAACTGTTCGAATTAAAGAAAACGTACCAGTGGGAACAAAGACCATTGGTTATAAAGCATACGACCCGGAAACAAGAAGTAGCAGTGGCATAAG GTATAGGAAATCAAGTGATCCAGAAGGGTGGGTCGATGTGGATGAAAACTCAGGAGTCATCACAATTTTGAAAAGACTCGATAGAGAAGCCAGAAGTGGTGTATATAATATTTCAATCATTGCCTCAGACAAAG ATGGGAGAACATGTAATGGAGTCCTGGGGATTATTCTTGAGGATGTGAATGATAATGGCCCAGTCATACGTCAGCGGACGGTGATAATCTGTAAAACTGTCATGTCATCGGCCGAGATTGTTGCTGTAGATCCTGATGAACCCATACACGGCCCACCCTTTGACTTCAGTTTGGAAGGTGTTTCTGATTCAGAGGTACTTAGAATGTGGAGACTGACAAAGGTTAATG aTACAGCAGCACGTCTCTCCTATCTGAATGACCTCCAGTTTGGAAAATATACAGTCCCTGTCAGAGTTACAGATAGACTTGGCCAGTCGCTCGTCACTCAGTTAGAGGTGATATTATGTGACTGTGTTACCCCAGATGACTGCAGCATTAGGCCAGTTCCGAGGATTGGCAACGGAGAAGTGATACTTGGAAAGTGGGCCATCCTTGCAATATTGTTGGGCATAGCATTGCTATTTT GTATCTTATTCACTTTGGTCTGTGGGGCGACTACTGGGGCAGCCAAAAAGCCAAAAGTATTTCCTGATGATTTAGCTCAGCAGAACCTCATTGTGTCAAACACTGAAGCTCCCGGCGATGACAAAGTG TATTCCACAAATGATTTCACAACCCATGCTGTGGGTggctctgctcatggaatttgtGGCACCCTGGGATCCAGAGTGAAAAATGGAGGGCAAGAAACCATCGAGATGGTAAAAGGAGGGCACCAGACCATGGAGTCCTGCCAGGAAACCGGGCATCATCACACCCTGGAACGGTGTAAGGAAGGTGGACAGGACACTCTGGATTCCTGTAGGGGAGGACCAATAGCAACCGACAACTGCAAATCCACGTACTCCGAGTGGTATACTTACACTCAGCCCCGTCTTGGTGAA AAGGTCCGGCAGTGTGATCAGGATAACACCCATATGCAAGCTCAAGACTACGTCCTGACCTATAACTACGAAGGAAGAGGATCAGCAGCTGGATCTGTGGGCTGTTGCAGCGAACGACAAGAAGAAGATGGGCTTGAATTTTTGGATCATCTGGGACCCAAATTTAGGACACTTGCGGAAACATGCATGAAGAGATGA
- the DSC2 gene encoding desmocollin-2 isoform X5, with product MAPARAPGSPSGALCRQLLLTLAILTFACDACKTVTLHVPTKLDAEKFIGRVNLKECFKSATLIHSSDPDFQILEDGSVYTTHAILLSSEKSSFTILLSNTETQEEKEIPVLLEHQTKVLKKRHSQEKVLRRAKRRWAPLPCSVPENSLGPFPLFLQQIQSDTAQNYTIYYSISGPGVDKEPRNLFYVERDTGNLFCTASIDRETYPSFELVAFATTPDGYTPEYPLTLVIRIEDENDNAPIFTETSYSFEVFENSRVGTTVGQVCATDQDEPGTLHTRLKYSIIKQFPVSPTLFSMHPTTGVITTLSSQLDRELIDKYQLKIKVQDMDGQYFGLHTTATCIINIEDVNDNLPTFTRSSPLNYEEKQQVTLQIGVVNEAPYTGTSRSTTNMATVTVNVQNQDEGPECDPRVQTVRIKENVPVGTKTIGYKAYDPETRSSSGIRYRKSSDPEGWVDVDENSGVITILKRLDREARSGVYNISIIASDKDGRTCNGVLGIILEDVNDNGPVIRQRTVIICKTVMSSAEIVAVDPDEPIHGPPFDFSLEGVSDSEVLRMWRLTKVNDTAARLSYLNDLQFGKYTVPVRVTDRLGQSLVTQLEVILCDCVTPDDCSIRPVPRIGNGEVILGKWAILAILLGIALLFCILFTLVCGATTGAAKKPKVFPDDLAQQNLIVSNTEAPGDDKVYSTNDFTTHAVGGSAHGICGTLGSRVKNGGQETIEMVKGGHQTMESCQETGHHHTLERCKEGGQDTLDSCRGGPIATDNCKSTYSEWYTYTQPRLGEKVRQCDQDNTHMQAQDYVLTYNYEGRGSAAGSVGCCSERQEEDGLEFLDHLGPKFRTLAETCMKR from the exons ATGGCGCCAGCCCGAGCCCCAGGCTCCCCGAGCGGGGCCCTCTGCCGACAACTCCTGCTGACCCTCGCG ATCTTAACATTTGCCTGTGATGCCTGCAAAACAGTGACACTACATGTTCCCACTAAACTAGACGCTGAAAAATTTATTGGTAGag TTAACCTGAAGGAATGCTTTAAATCGGCAACTCTCATTCACTCAAGTGACCCTGATTTCCAAATCTTAGAAGATGGCTCAGTCTATACAACCCATGCCATTCTTTTGTCCTCAGAGAAGAGCTCTTTTACCATATTGCTCTCCAACACAGAGAcccaagaagagaaggaaataccCGTCCTTTTAGAACATCAAACAAAG GTACTAAAGAAAAGGCATTCTCAGGAAAAAGTTTTGAGACGTGCCAAGAGAAGATGGGCTCCTCTTCCTTGCTCAGTGCCTGAGAATTCCTTGGGTCCATTCCCACTTTTTCTTCAACAG ATTCAATCTGATACAGCCCAAAACTACACTATTTACTATTCCATAAGTGGGCCTGGAGTTGACAAAGAACCTCGCAATTTATTTTATGTAGAGAGAGATACTGGAAACCTGTTTTGTACTGCTTCTATAGATCGTGAAACATATCCATCATTTGAG CTAGTTGCCTTTGCAACAACTCCGGATGGATATACTCCAGAATATCCATTGACCTTGGTCATCAGAATTGAGGATGAAAATGATAATGCCCCAATTTTTACAGAAACAAGTTACAGTTTTGAAGTTTTTGAAAACAGCAGAGTTG GTACTACCGTGGGACAGGTTTGTGCAACAGACCAAGatgagcctggcacactgcacaCGCGTCTAAAGTACTCCATCATTAAGCAGTTTCCAGTATCACCCACCCTCTTTTCTATGCATCCAACTACAGGCGTGATCACCACATTGTCATCTCAGCTAGACAGAGAG CTAATTGATAAATACCAGCTGAAAATTAAAGTTCAAGACATGGATGGTCAGTATTTTGGTTTGCACACAACTGCAACTTGCATCATTAATATTGAAGATGTGAATGACAACTTGCCAACATTCACCCGTTCTTCT CCACTGAATTATGAAGAAAAACAGCAGGTGACCCTGCAAATTGGTGTAGTTAATGAAGCTCCATATACTGGTACTTCAAGATCCACCACGAACATGGCAACAGTCACTGTTAATGTCCAAAATCAGGATGAGGGCCCTGAGTGTGACCCTCGGGTGCAAACTGTTCGAATTAAAGAAAACGTACCAGTGGGAACAAAGACCATTGGTTATAAAGCATACGACCCGGAAACAAGAAGTAGCAGTGGCATAAG GTATAGGAAATCAAGTGATCCAGAAGGGTGGGTCGATGTGGATGAAAACTCAGGAGTCATCACAATTTTGAAAAGACTCGATAGAGAAGCCAGAAGTGGTGTATATAATATTTCAATCATTGCCTCAGACAAAG ATGGGAGAACATGTAATGGAGTCCTGGGGATTATTCTTGAGGATGTGAATGATAATGGCCCAGTCATACGTCAGCGGACGGTGATAATCTGTAAAACTGTCATGTCATCGGCCGAGATTGTTGCTGTAGATCCTGATGAACCCATACACGGCCCACCCTTTGACTTCAGTTTGGAAGGTGTTTCTGATTCAGAGGTACTTAGAATGTGGAGACTGACAAAGGTTAATG aTACAGCAGCACGTCTCTCCTATCTGAATGACCTCCAGTTTGGAAAATATACAGTCCCTGTCAGAGTTACAGATAGACTTGGCCAGTCGCTCGTCACTCAGTTAGAGGTGATATTATGTGACTGTGTTACCCCAGATGACTGCAGCATTAGGCCAGTTCCGAGGATTGGCAACGGAGAAGTGATACTTGGAAAGTGGGCCATCCTTGCAATATTGTTGGGCATAGCATTGCTATTTT GTATCTTATTCACTTTGGTCTGTGGGGCGACTACTGGGGCAGCCAAAAAGCCAAAAGTATTTCCTGATGATTTAGCTCAGCAGAACCTCATTGTGTCAAACACTGAAGCTCCCGGCGATGACAAAGTG TATTCCACAAATGATTTCACAACCCATGCTGTGGGTggctctgctcatggaatttgtGGCACCCTGGGATCCAGAGTGAAAAATGGAGGGCAAGAAACCATCGAGATGGTAAAAGGAGGGCACCAGACCATGGAGTCCTGCCAGGAAACCGGGCATCATCACACCCTGGAACGGTGTAAGGAAGGTGGACAGGACACTCTGGATTCCTGTAGGGGAGGACCAATAGCAACCGACAACTGCAAATCCACGTACTCCGAGTGGTATACTTACACTCAGCCCCGTCTTGGTGAA AAGGTCCGGCAGTGTGATCAGGATAACACCCATATGCAAGCTCAAGACTACGTCCTGACCTATAACTACGAAGGAAGAGGATCAGCAGCTGGATCTGTGGGCTGTTGCAGCGAACGACAAGAAGAAGATGGGCTTGAATTTTTGGATCATCTGGGACCCAAATTTAGGACACTTGCGGAAACATGCATGAAGAGATGA
- the DSC2 gene encoding desmocollin-2 isoform X1: MAPARAPGSPSGALCRQLLLTLAILTFACDACKTVTLHVPTKLDAEKFIGRVNLKECFKSATLIHSSDPDFQILEDGSVYTTHAILLSSEKSSFTILLSNTETQEEKEIPVLLEHQTKVLKKRHSQEKVLRRAKRRWAPLPCSVPENSLGPFPLFLQQIQSDTAQNYTIYYSISGPGVDKEPRNLFYVERDTGNLFCTASIDRETYPSFELVAFATTPDGYTPEYPLTLVIRIEDENDNAPIFTETSYSFEVFENSRVGTTVGQVCATDQDEPGTLHTRLKYSIIKQFPVSPTLFSMHPTTGVITTLSSQLDRELIDKYQLKIKVQDMDGQYFGLHTTATCIINIEDVNDNLPTFTRSSYVASVEENRIDVEILRVAVQDKDLINTANWRANYTILKGNEDGNFKIVTDSQTNEGVLCVVKPLNYEEKQQVTLQIGVVNEAPYTGTSRSTTNMATVTVNVQNQDEGPECDPRVQTVRIKENVPVGTKTIGYKAYDPETRSSSGIRYRKSSDPEGWVDVDENSGVITILKRLDREARSGVYNISIIASDKDGRTCNGVLGIILEDVNDNGPVIRQRTVIICKTVMSSAEIVAVDPDEPIHGPPFDFSLEGVSDSEVLRMWRLTKVNDTAARLSYLNDLQFGKYTVPVRVTDRLGQSLVTQLEVILCDCVTPDDCSIRPVPRIGNGEVILGKWAILAILLGIALLFCILFTLVCGATTGAAKKPKVFPDDLAQQNLIVSNTEAPGDDKVYSTNDFTTHAVGGSAHGICGTLGSRVKNGGQETIEMVKGGHQTMESCQETGHHHTLERCKEGGQDTLDSCRGGPIATDNCKSTYSEWYTYTQPRLGEKVRQCDQDNTHMQAQDYVLTYNYEGRGSAAGSVGCCSERQEEDGLEFLDHLGPKFRTLAETCMKR; the protein is encoded by the exons ATGGCGCCAGCCCGAGCCCCAGGCTCCCCGAGCGGGGCCCTCTGCCGACAACTCCTGCTGACCCTCGCG ATCTTAACATTTGCCTGTGATGCCTGCAAAACAGTGACACTACATGTTCCCACTAAACTAGACGCTGAAAAATTTATTGGTAGag TTAACCTGAAGGAATGCTTTAAATCGGCAACTCTCATTCACTCAAGTGACCCTGATTTCCAAATCTTAGAAGATGGCTCAGTCTATACAACCCATGCCATTCTTTTGTCCTCAGAGAAGAGCTCTTTTACCATATTGCTCTCCAACACAGAGAcccaagaagagaaggaaataccCGTCCTTTTAGAACATCAAACAAAG GTACTAAAGAAAAGGCATTCTCAGGAAAAAGTTTTGAGACGTGCCAAGAGAAGATGGGCTCCTCTTCCTTGCTCAGTGCCTGAGAATTCCTTGGGTCCATTCCCACTTTTTCTTCAACAG ATTCAATCTGATACAGCCCAAAACTACACTATTTACTATTCCATAAGTGGGCCTGGAGTTGACAAAGAACCTCGCAATTTATTTTATGTAGAGAGAGATACTGGAAACCTGTTTTGTACTGCTTCTATAGATCGTGAAACATATCCATCATTTGAG CTAGTTGCCTTTGCAACAACTCCGGATGGATATACTCCAGAATATCCATTGACCTTGGTCATCAGAATTGAGGATGAAAATGATAATGCCCCAATTTTTACAGAAACAAGTTACAGTTTTGAAGTTTTTGAAAACAGCAGAGTTG GTACTACCGTGGGACAGGTTTGTGCAACAGACCAAGatgagcctggcacactgcacaCGCGTCTAAAGTACTCCATCATTAAGCAGTTTCCAGTATCACCCACCCTCTTTTCTATGCATCCAACTACAGGCGTGATCACCACATTGTCATCTCAGCTAGACAGAGAG CTAATTGATAAATACCAGCTGAAAATTAAAGTTCAAGACATGGATGGTCAGTATTTTGGTTTGCACACAACTGCAACTTGCATCATTAATATTGAAGATGTGAATGACAACTTGCCAACATTCACCCGTTCTTCT taTGTGGCATCAGTGGAGGAGAATAGAATTGATGTGGAAATCTTACGTGTTGCCGTTCAGGATAAGGATTTAATTAATACTGCTAATTGGAGGGCTAATTATACCATTTTAAAGGGTAATGaagatggaaattttaaaattgtaacagATTCTCAAACCAATGAAGGAGTTCTGTGTGTGGTTAAG CCACTGAATTATGAAGAAAAACAGCAGGTGACCCTGCAAATTGGTGTAGTTAATGAAGCTCCATATACTGGTACTTCAAGATCCACCACGAACATGGCAACAGTCACTGTTAATGTCCAAAATCAGGATGAGGGCCCTGAGTGTGACCCTCGGGTGCAAACTGTTCGAATTAAAGAAAACGTACCAGTGGGAACAAAGACCATTGGTTATAAAGCATACGACCCGGAAACAAGAAGTAGCAGTGGCATAAG GTATAGGAAATCAAGTGATCCAGAAGGGTGGGTCGATGTGGATGAAAACTCAGGAGTCATCACAATTTTGAAAAGACTCGATAGAGAAGCCAGAAGTGGTGTATATAATATTTCAATCATTGCCTCAGACAAAG ATGGGAGAACATGTAATGGAGTCCTGGGGATTATTCTTGAGGATGTGAATGATAATGGCCCAGTCATACGTCAGCGGACGGTGATAATCTGTAAAACTGTCATGTCATCGGCCGAGATTGTTGCTGTAGATCCTGATGAACCCATACACGGCCCACCCTTTGACTTCAGTTTGGAAGGTGTTTCTGATTCAGAGGTACTTAGAATGTGGAGACTGACAAAGGTTAATG aTACAGCAGCACGTCTCTCCTATCTGAATGACCTCCAGTTTGGAAAATATACAGTCCCTGTCAGAGTTACAGATAGACTTGGCCAGTCGCTCGTCACTCAGTTAGAGGTGATATTATGTGACTGTGTTACCCCAGATGACTGCAGCATTAGGCCAGTTCCGAGGATTGGCAACGGAGAAGTGATACTTGGAAAGTGGGCCATCCTTGCAATATTGTTGGGCATAGCATTGCTATTTT GTATCTTATTCACTTTGGTCTGTGGGGCGACTACTGGGGCAGCCAAAAAGCCAAAAGTATTTCCTGATGATTTAGCTCAGCAGAACCTCATTGTGTCAAACACTGAAGCTCCCGGCGATGACAAAGTG TATTCCACAAATGATTTCACAACCCATGCTGTGGGTggctctgctcatggaatttgtGGCACCCTGGGATCCAGAGTGAAAAATGGAGGGCAAGAAACCATCGAGATGGTAAAAGGAGGGCACCAGACCATGGAGTCCTGCCAGGAAACCGGGCATCATCACACCCTGGAACGGTGTAAGGAAGGTGGACAGGACACTCTGGATTCCTGTAGGGGAGGACCAATAGCAACCGACAACTGCAAATCCACGTACTCCGAGTGGTATACTTACACTCAGCCCCGTCTTGGTGAA AAGGTCCGGCAGTGTGATCAGGATAACACCCATATGCAAGCTCAAGACTACGTCCTGACCTATAACTACGAAGGAAGAGGATCAGCAGCTGGATCTGTGGGCTGTTGCAGCGAACGACAAGAAGAAGATGGGCTTGAATTTTTGGATCATCTGGGACCCAAATTTAGGACACTTGCGGAAACATGCATGAAGAGATGA